The following DNA comes from Allobranchiibius huperziae.
CTTGCCTGCTCCATTGGGTCCGAGGACGACCCAGCGCTCGCCCTCCTCGATCTCCCAGCTGACCCGGTCGAGCAACGACTTGCCCGAGCGGACCACGCTCACCTCGGCCAGCGCCAGCACATCGCTCATGGAGCCCGACCCTAGGCGACCTACGATGTTCGCCGTGTCGACCCTCCCGGCGTGTGCGCGCCTCAGCCTCTGGGTGACCGCCGCCTGGGCCGGTCACCTCGACCTCGACGACGCCGTACGCCGGGCCATGCCCGACGTCGACGAGGTGCACGGAGCACTCGACCGGCTCGCCCTGTGGCAGGACTTCGGCGAGCGCGTGCTCGGGTGCGCGCTGCCGCGGCCGGGCGATCTGACGGGTATGCCGCGCGGCAGCCTCGACTTCACGGGCGCGGCCGCCGACTCCGGCGAGTGCGTCTACGTGCCGGCGCTCGGCGGTGCGCTGGTGCCCACCATCGAGACCTACGGGCCCGAGGGCGACACGGGCACCCAGATCACCTGGACGGCGTACGACTGCGAACCGACGCCGGTCCACCAGCTGGAGAGCCTGCAGGAGAGCCAGATCGAGCGCGACCTGGCCGAGCTGGTGCGGGAGGCGACGGCCGCGTTCGAGACCCTCGACGTGCAGCCGTGGGCCGGCTCGACCGCGCGCGCCGAGGTCGACTCCCGGGTGCGCGACCACGACTGGGGTCTGCCGCCCGGACTGCCGGGGCGTGCGCACCGCATCCTGGTGCTCGCCGGGTCGATCGCCTCGGCTGTCGACGTCGCCCTGGCCGAGTCACCTGCCGTTCACGGACATGACGACGGCGCGCGGCATGCGCTGCTGCTGCGCCTTCAAGCGGGCGCGGACCGGGCGCTCGCCCAGGCGACGACGTCCTGCGCTCTGTCGCTCGGCGGGTTGCGCCCCGCCCGCTGACGCGCCCTCGTCGTGGTGGGTTTGCGTCCGTGCGTGCGGTTTACGTCTGCGGCCCGGGCTGCAGTCCTGGCCGCAGACGCAAAACGCGCACGCCGTGCTGTTCGCGGGGTCGTCATGCCTCCTGCGCTCAGCGGGCGGCCCACTCCCGGGCGACCTGGTCGTAGACCTCCTGCGTACGCGTAGCGATCGCCTCCCAGCCGAACTCGCGCACCGCGCGCTCGCGACCGGCCCGACCGCGCTCCCGCGCCCGCGCCGGGTCCGACACCGCGTCGGTCAGCACCCGCGCCAGGTCCGCGACGAACGCGTCCGGGTCCTTCGGCGTGCCGGTGCCGTCGGCGACCTGGTCGATCGGCACCAGCCACCCGGTCTCGCCGTCCGCGACCACCTCGGGGATGCCACCGGTCGCCGTGCCGACCACCGCCACCTCGCACGCCATCGCCTCGAGGTTGACGATGCCCAGCGGCTCATAGACCGAGGGGCAGATGAAGACCGTTGCAGCAGAGAGGAGTGCGACCACTTCCTGCCGCGGGAGCATCTCGTCGATCCAGACCACACCCCCGCGCGACTCACGCAGCCCGGCGACCAGGCCCTGCACCTCGGCGAGGATCTCGGGGGTGTCCGGTGCGCCCGCGCACAGCACGAGCTGCACCTCGGGCGGCAGCTGCGCGGCGGCCCGCAGCAGGTAGGGCAACCCTTTCTGCCGGGTGATCCGACCGACGAAGACGACGGACGGCCGGTCCGGGTCCATGCCGTGCCGACGGACGATCTCCAACGCCTCGGGCGACTCGTCCCGTGCCCAGAGGGCGGCGTCGATCCCGTTGTGCACCACGTGCACTCGCGCCGGGTCGAGCGCGGGATAGCTGCGCAGCACGTCCTGTCGCATCCCGTCCGACACCGCGATGACGGCGGCAGCGTGCTCGTACCCCGTGCGCTCGACATACGACGACACGCGGTAACCGCCGCCGAGCTGCTCGGCCTTCCACGGCCGCATCGGCTCCAAGGAGTGCGCGGTGATGACGTGCGGCACGCCGTGCAGCAGCGACGCGAGGTGGCCGGCCATGTTGGCGTACCAGGTGTGCGAGTGCACCACGTCGGCGCCGGCGCAGTCCGCGGCCATCGTCAGGTCGACGCCGAGGGTCTGCAGGGTGGCGTTCGCGTCCTGCAGCTGGGGAAGGTCGGGGTACCCGGTGGTGTCCGGCTCCTGGACGGGCACGCCGAACGCGCGCACCCGCGTCTCGACACCGGCGGCACGCAGGGCCTTCACGAGCTCTGCGACATGCACCCCCGCGCCGCCGTAGATGTTCGGCGGATATTCCTTGGTCAGCAGATCGACGCGCACCTGCGCGACGCTAGTCCTACGGGACGAGCGGCACCACCGCGTCGTGGAACGGCCCGCACAGCACCCGGGGGTGGGCCTAGGTTGGGTGGATGGTTGCCAAAGGTGGTCCCAGCGTCCTCGCCATCGTGCTCGCCGGTGGAGAGGGAAAACGGTTGATGCCGTTGACGGCCGACCGTGCCAAACCCGCCGTGCCGTTCGGCGGGATCTACCGCTTGATCGACTTCGCGCTGTCCAACCTGGCCAACAGCGGCTATCTGAAGATGGTCGTGCTGACCCAGTACAAGTCGCACAGCCTGGACCGGCACATCACCAAGGCATGGCGGATGTCGACGCTGCTCGGCAACTACGTGGCGCCCGTCCCGGCCCAACAGCGCCTGGGCAAGCAGTGGTTCGCGGGATCGGCCGACGCGATCTACCAGAGCCTGAACCTGATCCATGACGAGAAGCCGGACATCGTGGTCGTGGTCGGAGCCGACCACGTCTACCGGATGGACTTCTCCCAGATGGTCTCCCAGCACATCCAATCCGGCGCCGCCTGCTCGGTGGCCGCGATCCGCCAGCCGATCGCGTCTTCGGACCAGTTCGGTGTCATCGAGCTGGAGAAGGGCTCGCAGCGCATCTCCGCCTTCCGGGAGAAGCCCACCGATCCCCAGCCCCTGGAGGACAGCCCTGGGGAGATCCTCGCCTCGATGGGCAACTACGTCTTCACGGCGGATGCCCTCGTCGACGCCGTACGCCGCGACGCGCAGCGCGACGACAGCAAGAACGACATGGGCGGCGACATCGTGCCGGACTTCGTCAGCCGGGGTGAGGCGTACGCGTACGACTTCGGCGACAACGAGATCCCCGGCGCGACCGAGCGCGACCGCGGCTACTGGCGTGACGTGGGCACGATGGATTCGTACTTCGACGCGCACATGGATCTGGTCTCCATCCTGCCGATCTTCAATGTCTACAACTACGACTGGCCGATCCTCACCAACGCGGGCTCGTTCCCGCCCGCGAAGTTCGTGCACGGTTCGGCGAAGCGGCGTGGCGTCGCGATCGACTCGATGATCTCCGCGGGGACGATCGTGAGTGGATCCGTGGTGCAGCGGTCGGTGCTGTCCCCCAACGTGCACGTGCACAGCTTCGGGCGCATCGAGGACTCGGTGCTGCTCGACAACGTCGACATCGGGCGCTCGTGCACGATCCGGCGCGCCATCCTCGACAAGGACGTCGTCGTCCCCGAGGGCGTCAGCATCGGCGTCGACCACGACGTCGACCGCAAGCGCGGCCTGACCGTCACCGACAGCGGCATCGTGGTCGTCGGCAAGGGCACCGTCCTGCAACCGTGACCGAGCCGGGAGACTGTGCGCATGTCGTCCGGCACCGCCCTGCTCACCCTCACCGGTGACGACTCCCCCGGAGCCGTCACCGACCTCCTCGCGGCCGTCGCGGCGTTCGACGAGGACGTGCTCGACCTGGGTCAGGTGGTGGTCCGCGGGCGCCTCACCGTCTCCCTGCTGCTCACCTGCCGCTCGGGATCCGACGCCCTGCACGACGCGGCCGCCGGGGTCGCACGCGCCCACGGGCTGCACCTCGCGCTGACCACCGACGTCGACGACGTGCCGACGCCGCAGAGCGGGCGAGCCTCCGTCGTGGTCATCGGGGCACCGCTGGGTACGGCGGCACTGGCCGCCATCACCTCCGCGATCGATGCGCAGGGGGCGCGCGTGGAGCGGGTGCGCCGGCTGGTGCGCACTCCCCTGACCGGCCTCGAGCTCCAGGTGTCCGGCGCCGAGGTGACGAGCCTGCGGCGCGCACTCGCGCTCCAAGCCTCCGATCATGCCGTCGACGTCGCGGTCGCACCCGGCGGGTTGGACCGCCGCGGCCGGCGCCTGCTGGTCATGGACGTGGACTCCACGCTCATCCAGGACGAGGTGATCGAGCTGCTCGCGCGGCACGCCGGGGTCGAGGCGCAGGTCGCGGCCGTCACCGAGCGCGCGATGCGTGGCGAGCTGGACTTCGCCGAGAGCCTGCACGAGCGGGTCGCGACGCTGGCCGGGCTGCCCGAGTCGGTGCTCGCCGACGTACGCCGTGACGTTCGGCTCACCCCTGGAGCCGCCACCCTGGTGCGGACGGTCAAGCGCTTGGGGTTCACGGTCGCCGTGGTGTCCGGCGGGTTCATCGAGATCGTCGGGCCGCTGGCCGCCGAGCTCGGCATCGACCACGCGCACGCCAACACCCTGGAGATCCGCGACGGGCATCTCACGGGTCGGGTCACCGGGCAGGTCGTGGATCGGGCCGAGAAGGCGCGTGCGCTGCGGCGATTCGCGCACGCGGCGGGGCTGCCGCTCTCCCGGACGGTCGCCGTCGGGGACGGCGCCAACGACCTGGACATGCTGGCCATCGCCGGTCTCGGCATCGCCTTCAACGCCAAACCGGTCGTGCGGGCCGAGGCGCACGCGTCCGTGAGCGTGCCCTACCTCGACGCCGTGCTCTATCTGCTCGGCATCTCCCGTGACGAGATCGACGCGGCGGAGAAGACACCAGCCGACTCCCTAGACTCCCCTCATGCCTGACGCACCGAAACGTTCGCTGCTCATCATCGGAGGCGCGGAGGACAAGGTCGGCCGGGTCACCATCCTGCGGCGGTTCGTGCGGCTCGCCGGCGGCCGCAAGGCTCGCCTCGTCGTCATTCCCACGGCGTCCTCGGTCCCGGACGAGGTGGTCGAGGTCTACTCCACCGTCTTCGAGCGGCTGGGCTGCGCATCCGTCACCTCCGTCGATCCGGCGAACCGGCAGGCTGCCGGTGACAGCGAGCTCGTGGACCGCGTCGACGACGCCACCGGTGTCTTCCTCTCCGGCGGCAACCAGCTGAAACTGAGCCAGTTGATCGTCGGTACGCCGCTCGGCGCGGCCCTGCTGCGCGCCTACCAGCGCGGCGCCGTCGTGGCCGGCACCTCCGCGGGCGCATCGATCATGAGCCAGTTCATGATCTCGATGGGCGACGAGGGCGTGACACCGCGGCAACGCTCCAGTCAGCTGACCGCCGGACTCGGGCTGCTGCCCGGCGTCATCGTCGACCAGCACTTCGACCAGCGCGCCCGCTACGGCCGGCTGCTGTCGCTGGTCGCCGGTTCGCCCAGTCTGCTCGGGATGGGCATCGACGAGGACACCGCCGCGGAGATCACCGACGACTCGGAGCTGACCGTCGTCGGCTCGGGTGCGGTCTTCGTGGTCGACGCCCGCAACGCGGTCACCGACGCCCACGAGGCCCGCCGCGACGCTCCACTGCTCGTCACCGGCGCCGTCGTGCACACGCTGCCCTTCGGCTCCACCTTCGACCTGCAGACCGCCACCCTCACCGAATTCGTGGAGAAGCACACCGACCTGTCGGTCTCCTCCAGCCGCGACCGGCACGACACCGCAACGGCGGCCGCAGCGTTGCGTCACTGACCGACGCGCACCGTCATCCCCGAACCCGTACGGAGGTTCCGCCTTGCCGATCGACCGCCCTGTCCCCACCGGACCCGCAGCGCCCGACCTGCAGATCGTCTCCACCCGCGTCTACCGCGGGCCCAACGTGTGGTCCTACGACAAGGCCGTCCACCTCGTGGTGGATCTCGGTGTGCTGGAGGGCTACCCGTCCGACACGCTGCCCGGCTTCACCGACGCCCTGCTGCAGCTGCTGCCGGGACTGGACGGACACACCTGCTCGCGCGGGCACCGCGGCGGCTTCATCGAACGGCTGCGTGAGGGCACCTGGCTCGGGCACGTCGCCGAACACGTGGCCCTGCAGCTGCAGCAGCAGGCCGGCCACGACCTGCGGCGTGGCAAGACCCGTGCGGACCGCAGCGTGCCCGGCCGCTACAACGTGATCTACGGCTACCTGGACGAGCGGGTCGCGCTGGCCGCCGGGCGGCTCGCCGTTCGTCTGGTCAACCACCTCGTACGCGCCGAGCCGGGTTTCGACTTCGCGCTCGAGTTCGACGCGTTCCTCGCGTCGTCCGCGCGGATGGCCTTCGGTCCGTCGACGGCCGCGATCATCGAGGAAGCGACCAGCCGCGACATCCCCTGGACCCGGCTCAACCAGGCCTCGCTGGTGCAGCTCGGCCAGGGCGTGCACGCCCAGCGCATCCGCGCCACGATGACCTCGCGCACCTCGGCCCTGGCCGTCGACATCGCCGGCGACAAGAGCCTCACCACCACCCTCCTCGGCTCGGCGGGTCTGCCGGTGCCCAAGGCCGAGAGCGTCCGCTCCGCCGAGGCCGCGGCGGAGGCGGCCACCTCGATCGGCTTCCCGGTGGTCGTCAAACCGCTCGACGGCAACCACGGCCGCGGGGTGTGCCTCGACCTGCGCAGCGAGGCGGACGTGCTCGCAGCGTTCCCGATCGCACAGGGCCAGTCCAAACGCGGCGTCGTCCAGGTCGAGTCGCACATCACCGGCAAGGACTACCGCTGCCTCATCATCGGCGGCCGGATGGCGGCCATCGCCGAGCGGGTGCCGGCGCACGTGATCGGCGACGGCGAGCACACCGTCGGCGAGCTGGTGGAGATCACCAACGCCGACCCGCGCCGCGGCGTCGGCCACGAGAAGGTGCTGACCCGGATCGCCGTCGACGACGCCGCACGCGAACTGGTGAAGTCTCAGGGCTACGAATGGGATTCGATCCCACCCGCCGAGCAGATGGTCAAACTGGCGCTTACCGGCAACATGTCCACCGGCGGCATCTCGGTGGACCGCACCTTCGACGCGCACCCGGACAACATCGAGATCGCCGAGGAGGCCGCGCAGCTGATCGGCCTCGACGTCGCGGGTATCGACTTCATCTGTCCCGACATCACGGCACCGGTCCGTGAGACCGGCGGGGCCATCTGCGAGGTCAACGCCGCGCCCGGTTTCCGGATGCACACCCACCCGACCGTCGGCGAGCCTCAGTTCATCGGCAAACCGGTCGTCGACCTGCTCTTCCCGCCGGGCGCGCCGTCGCGGGTACCGATCGTGGCGGTCACCGGCACCAACGGCAAGACGACGACCTCGCGGATGCTGGCGCACATCATGAAGGGCCTCGGCCACAAGGTCGGCATGACCTCGACCGACGGCATCGTGATCGACGAGCGGCTCGTCATCCGGGCCGACGCGTCCGGTCCCCGGTCCGCGCGGATGGTGCTGTCGAACCCCCGGGTCGACTTCGCTGTCTTCGAGGTCGCCCGCGGCGGCATCCTGCGCGAGGGTCTCGGCTACGACCGCAACGACATCGCCGTGGTCACCAACATCGCGGCCGACCACCTCGGGATGCGCGGCATCGACACCCTCGAACAGCTCGCGACGGTGAAATCGGTTGTCGTGGAGGCTGTTCCGCGCGACGGCTTCGCCGTGCTCAACGCCGACGATCCGCACGTACGCGCGATGCGACGCAAGTGTTCGGGCACCATCGTGTGGTTCTCGATGGAGCCGCCCGGCAGTGAGATCCGCGAGTTCGTCGAGGAGCGCTGCCGTCGTGGCGCCCGCGCCGTCGTCCTGGAGCCGAGCGACCGCGGCGAGATGATCGTGCTGCGTCAGGGTCGCCGCCGGATGCCGCTGGCGTGGACGCACCTGCTGCCGTCGACGTTCGGCGGCACCGCCCGGATGAACGTCGCGAACGCGCTGGCCGCCGCCGGTGCCGCGTTCGCCGCCGGAGCCCCGTTGCACGACATCCGGCAGGGTCTACGCACCTACACCACGTCGTACTACCTGTCCCCCGGCCGCCTGAACCGCCTGGAGGTCAACAGCGCCGAGGTGTTCGTCGACTACTGCCACAACCCGCCCGGCATGGAGCGGCTCGGCGAGTTCGTCGAGGGGTACGTCGAGCAGCGGCAGAAGTCGCTGGACCACCGCATCTCGCGGATCGGCATGATCGGCGCGGCCGGCGACCGACGCGACGAGGACATCGAAGCGCTGGGGCACATCGCGGCCGAGCACTTCGACGTCATGGTCGTCCGGGAGGACGCCAACCTGCGTCGTCGGGCGCCGGGTGAGGCCGCGGCACTGGTCGTACGCGGCGCGCAGCGCGCCATGGACGCCGGTGCACGCTGCCGGCAGATCGCCACGGTCGTCGATGAGATCGCGGCCGTGCGGCACTCGGTGCACCTGGCCAACCCCGGCGACCTGGTGATGCTCTGCGTCGACCAGCACGCGGCCGTGCTGGCCGAGCTGGAGGACTTCACCCACGAGGCCGCCGCCGGATCGCGCACCGACGGGGATCAGCCCGGCGACCCCGATCTCGATCCGCAGCAGCTCGTGGACGAGGCACAGACGTCGTACGCACAGGAGGCGGCCGCCCGCCGGGAGGCGATCGAGCCGCCGCTGCCCACCCTCTGACGCCCGTCGAGGGGTAGCGAACTGCTCGAGGGGTGGGATATCCCCACCCTCGACGATGTGCCTACCCCTCGACGGGAAGGTCGGGGCGGTCGTCGGCGATGGCGGCGGTGAAGCGCGCGAGCGAGCCGGGGTAGCGCTGCACGTCGGGGTCGGCCGACGCGGCGATAAGGTGTTCCAGCGCCGTCCGCAGGGCCTCGGGATCGCGGCCCAGATCGTGCAAGGTGAACGCGCGGAACGCCACGACGGCAGGGTTGTCCGGCCAGTCCGCCGCCAGCTGGTCGAAGATCGCGAGTGACTCCTCGAGCCGCCCCAGGTGCCGCAGCGTCGACCCCTTCTGGATCAGAGCCCGACGGTGGAAGGGCTCGCGCAACGGACGGGCGAGTGCCTCGTCGTAGCGCGCGACCGCCTCCTCCTCGCGACCGGCGGAGTCGTAGGTGCCGGCCAACTCGTAGAGCACCCGGCCGTCGTCCGGGAAGTCGCGCGCGAGGGCGTGTGCAGCCGCGATGCGGCGTACGTCGTCGTCCATGGCCCACAGCGCCGCGATGCGATCATCGGCCTCGTGCCGACCATTGGCGGCACCGACCTTGCGAGCGATCGCCGCCGGGTCATCGACGCGTCCGCCGTGTTCGAGCAGCCAGGTGTGCACGAGCGCCTGGTGCGAGTGCACCATCTCCGCCAGTACGTCGCCGTCCCGCGCGTCGCCGAGCAACGCGACGAGCCCCTCCAACTCCGTTTCCGAGGACGCCACCGGCGTCACTCCTACACGCGAAAGCCCTTCTCGCAGCTTGGTTTCGAGCCCGGCCATGGTGCGACCGCGCAGATAGTGCTCCTTGTGCTCGATGTAGACGCGATCGGCGCCCAACCCGGCGAGCTCTCCGAGGTTGACGAGGATCTCGTCCGTGCGGTCGCCGCCCGTTCCCAGTCCGAGCAGGACCTGCGATCCCGGCGGCTTCAGGCCACGCGCTACGCGCAGGAGTGCTTCGAGGCCAGCTTCGTTGTGTGCCATATCGACGATGAACGTCACTTCGCCACCATCGATGGGAAGGGAGTAGACATTCATCCGGCCGGCGTTGTGCTCGGCGTCGGGCAGGAAGGTGCGCAGCCCCTCGACGACCGCGTCGTGCGGTAGACCCGCCGCGAGACCGGCCGCCGCCGCGGCCAGCGCGTTCGCGACGTTGTGCTCGGACAGACCGGCGAGCGTGACCGGGACGTCGGTGACGGGCAGCAGCCGGACCGGCGAATGACCCGGCGCGAGCACCGTGAGCTGCCCGTCCAGCACCGTGATGCCACGACCGCCCGCGTCGATGGCCTCGCGCAGGGCGGGAGCATCCGGGGACAGGGTGAAACACCACGGCCGGCCGCCGGCCGCGCCGCGCATCGCCCACACCCGCGGGTCGTCCCCGTTGAGCACGACCCACCCGTCCGGGCGTGTCACGCGGGTGATGATGGCTTTGACCTCGGCGAGCTGATCGAGCGTGTCGATCCCGTTCACGCCGAGGTGGTCGGCGCTGACGTTCGTCACCACGCTCACGTGGTTGTACGCCGTTCCGAGGCCCTTCAGGAGCATGCCGCCGCGTGCGGTCTCCAGCACGGCGAACTCCATGCCCTTGTCGGCCAGTACGGTGCGCGCCCCCGCCGGGCCGGAGAAGTCGCCGTACTCCACCAGCTCGCCCTGGATCAGGACGCCGTCCGTGGAGCTCCATCCGGTGCGTCGGCCGGCGGTCATCGCCAGGTGCGCGATCAACCGGGTGGTCGTGGTCTTGCCGTTGGTGCCGGTCACGCAGACCGTGGGGATCCGGGGTCGCAACGGCCGGAGCACGTCCCCGACCGGCGTCGCCCGCACCCGCCCGGCAGCGGACGCCACGGCGTCATGTGTGTCCTCTCCGGCGAGCAGGGTGGCGAGCAGCGGACCCAGCTCCTCGCCCAGGGCGACAGCCCGGCCGCGGTTGCGCACCGCGACCGCGACGAGCAGCTCCTCCGGTGCGGCGCCCGCGCGGGCACGCACGCCGAGGCGGGCGGATCCGGCGCCTGCGGCCACCGATCGCACGGCCCGCTCGACCACCCGGAGCACGAAACGCTGCCGCGCCTCGGTGCCGGGCCGACCAGGCTCCGAACGTCGTACGCCGAGCCCCCGCGCGACGTCGACGAGCACGTCGCGCTCTGCTGCGAGATAACCGGGCACCGACAGCGTCAGCAGCACCGCGGGGCGGGTGAAGTAGAGATTCGGACCCTCGAGGACCCGCACATGGGTCACGGTCGCGCCTGCGTGGGTGGACACCCGCGAAGCCTAGTGCGGTGCATGCAAAGTTCCTGGACAGTCGCTCCGCGCCTGACCATCAACTCTGACTACGTCCGCACCTGGTCTAGTTCTGACTCCCTGCGCTTGGTCGCTACTGCCCCATGGCGTGCACGCCACCGTCGACGTGCACGATCTCCCCCGTCGTCGCGGGGAACCAGTCGGACATCAGGGCCACGCACGCGCGAGCAGCAGGCTCGGCGTCGCGCACGTCCCAGCCCAGCGGTGCCCGCTCGCCCCAGGTGTTCTCGAAGGTCTCGAAGCCGGGGATCGATTTGGCGGCGGTCGTGCGCACCGGACCGGCGGCGACCAGATTGCACCGCACGCCGCGCGGTCCGAGGTCGCGCGCGAGGTATCGGTTGGTCGACTCGAACGCCGCCTTCGCCACGCCCATCCAGTCGTAGACCGGCCACGCGAACTGCGCGTCGAAGGTCAGCCCCACCAGCGAGGACTTCTCGTGCATGAGCGGAAGTGCGGCTACCGCAAGGGCTTTCAGCGAGTACGCGGACGCCTGCAGCGCCGTGCTCGCGTCCTCCCAGGTGCCTTCGAGGAAGTTGAACGCACCGGGCGGCGCGAAACCGATGGAGTGCAACACCCCGTCGAGCCCGTCGACGTGCTCGCGCAGCCGGTCGGCCAGCGAGTCCAGGTCGTCGGTGCTGGTGACGTCGAGCTCCACGACCTCGGGCGTCGTCGGCAGCCGCCGGGAGATGGTGCGGGTGATCTTCATGGTGCGCCCGAACGACGTCAGCACGACCTCCGCGCCCTCCTGCTGCGCCAGCCGCGCTACGTGGAAGGCGATGGAGGAGTCCATCAGCACCCCGGTGACCAGAAGCTTCTTACCCTCGAGCAGTCCCATGTCGTCCTCTCTAGCGCGATGCGTGAAATGTCTGGGGCCGGGCGATCCGCGCACGACCTGCGGGATCGCTCACGTCCGCGCCCGCTCGCCATTGCGATCCACTGCCTTAGTGACCCATCCCGAGGCCGCCGTCCACCGGGACGACCGCTCCGCTGATGTACGCCGCGTCGTCGCTCGCGAGGAAGCGCACGACCCGGGCGACCTCCTCCGGCTCGGCGAACCGGCCGGCGGGGATGGCGGCCAGATACTCCGCCTGCTGCTTGTCCGGCAGCGCACGGGTCATGTCGGTGTCGATGAAGCCCGGGGCGACGACGTTCGCGGTGATGCCGCGCTTGCCGAGCTCGCGGGTGATGGAGCGCGCCAGACCCACGAGACCAGCCTTGGACGCCGCGTAGTTGGCCTGGCCTGGCGCGCCGTAGAGCCCGACCACACTGGAGATGAAGATGATCCGGCCGCGCTTGAGCTTCAGCATTCCCTTGCTGGCACGTCGCGCACAGCGGAACGCACCGGTCAGGTTGGTGTCGAGCACGGAGGAGAAGTCGTCGTCGCTCATCCGCATGAGCAGGGTGTCGTGCGTGATGCCGGCGTTGGCCACCACGACCTCGATGGGCCCGCCCAGGAGTTCCTCGGCCTGCGTGAACGCCGCATCCACCTGCTCGGCCGAGGTCACGTCGCACGGCACGGCCTGTACGCCGTCCGGTCCGTCGCCGGTTCGCGAGGTGATGACCACGTGGTCACCGGCCTGCGCGAACGCGGTGGCGATCGCGGCTCCGATACCGCGGTTGCCACCGGTGACCAGGACCCTGCGGGGCTCGCTCATGTGTCTCCTCATCGACGTCGGCCCCGACGCTATCGGACTACCGCGCGGTAGCCGGACGACGCTGCCGCTGGGGCGAAGGGTGCTGACGCCTACACTCGTGATATGCCCCGAGGCAAGGAAATCCCATCCGTTGCATCGGCGACCAATCTGCCCCCGTCCGCCAAAGGCGACCAGACCTCGCGGATGCGCAAATACCTATTCTCCATGGGCATTCGCACCACCTGCTTCATATTGGCCGTGATCCTGACCGGTCCCGCGCGCTGGGTGTGCGTCGGGCTGGCGGTGGTGCTCCCCTACATCGCGGTCGTCATCGCGAACGCCACGAACCGCCGTCGTGTCGACGCGCTCGGGTCGGTGGCCCCCGGGAAGCAGATCCCCCGGCTGGAAGAGAAGCACCAGACACCGCTGTGAGCGTGCTCTTCCCTGCCGGACCGCCCGACGGCGCTCCGCGGGAGGTGTGCAGCGCCAGGGGCTGTCGAACGCCGGCGGCGTACGCCCTGCTGTGGAACAACCCGAAACTGCACACGCCCGAACGCCGCAAGACCTGGCTGGCGTGCGAGGAGCACCGCGAGCAGCTGAGCTCCTTCCTCGGCATCCGCGGCTTCCTCAAGGACGTCGTGCCGGTCGAGGACCTGCGGCAACAGACCTAGCCGGGCCGTTCGCGACTGTCCCGCATCCTCGTGCGGACGGTGTCGTGATGCTGCGGACACCCGGTGGGACCTGGCGAGCGGGTCAGCCGCCGATGGCGGACATCGGGCGCTGCGGCTGCACGAAGCCCGGCAGGTCGATCCCATGACCGGC
Coding sequences within:
- the glgA gene encoding glycogen synthase, which translates into the protein MRVDLLTKEYPPNIYGGAGVHVAELVKALRAAGVETRVRAFGVPVQEPDTTGYPDLPQLQDANATLQTLGVDLTMAADCAGADVVHSHTWYANMAGHLASLLHGVPHVITAHSLEPMRPWKAEQLGGGYRVSSYVERTGYEHAAAVIAVSDGMRQDVLRSYPALDPARVHVVHNGIDAALWARDESPEALEIVRRHGMDPDRPSVVFVGRITRQKGLPYLLRAAAQLPPEVQLVLCAGAPDTPEILAEVQGLVAGLRESRGGVVWIDEMLPRQEVVALLSAATVFICPSVYEPLGIVNLEAMACEVAVVGTATGGIPEVVADGETGWLVPIDQVADGTGTPKDPDAFVADLARVLTDAVSDPARARERGRAGRERAVREFGWEAIATRTQEVYDQVAREWAAR
- the glgC gene encoding glucose-1-phosphate adenylyltransferase encodes the protein MVAKGGPSVLAIVLAGGEGKRLMPLTADRAKPAVPFGGIYRLIDFALSNLANSGYLKMVVLTQYKSHSLDRHITKAWRMSTLLGNYVAPVPAQQRLGKQWFAGSADAIYQSLNLIHDEKPDIVVVVGADHVYRMDFSQMVSQHIQSGAACSVAAIRQPIASSDQFGVIELEKGSQRISAFREKPTDPQPLEDSPGEILASMGNYVFTADALVDAVRRDAQRDDSKNDMGGDIVPDFVSRGEAYAYDFGDNEIPGATERDRGYWRDVGTMDSYFDAHMDLVSILPIFNVYNYDWPILTNAGSFPPAKFVHGSAKRRGVAIDSMISAGTIVSGSVVQRSVLSPNVHVHSFGRIEDSVLLDNVDIGRSCTIRRAILDKDVVVPEGVSIGVDHDVDRKRGLTVTDSGIVVVGKGTVLQP
- the cphA gene encoding cyanophycin synthetase; amino-acid sequence: MPIDRPVPTGPAAPDLQIVSTRVYRGPNVWSYDKAVHLVVDLGVLEGYPSDTLPGFTDALLQLLPGLDGHTCSRGHRGGFIERLREGTWLGHVAEHVALQLQQQAGHDLRRGKTRADRSVPGRYNVIYGYLDERVALAAGRLAVRLVNHLVRAEPGFDFALEFDAFLASSARMAFGPSTAAIIEEATSRDIPWTRLNQASLVQLGQGVHAQRIRATMTSRTSALAVDIAGDKSLTTTLLGSAGLPVPKAESVRSAEAAAEAATSIGFPVVVKPLDGNHGRGVCLDLRSEADVLAAFPIAQGQSKRGVVQVESHITGKDYRCLIIGGRMAAIAERVPAHVIGDGEHTVGELVEITNADPRRGVGHEKVLTRIAVDDAARELVKSQGYEWDSIPPAEQMVKLALTGNMSTGGISVDRTFDAHPDNIEIAEEAAQLIGLDVAGIDFICPDITAPVRETGGAICEVNAAPGFRMHTHPTVGEPQFIGKPVVDLLFPPGAPSRVPIVAVTGTNGKTTTSRMLAHIMKGLGHKVGMTSTDGIVIDERLVIRADASGPRSARMVLSNPRVDFAVFEVARGGILREGLGYDRNDIAVVTNIAADHLGMRGIDTLEQLATVKSVVVEAVPRDGFAVLNADDPHVRAMRRKCSGTIVWFSMEPPGSEIREFVEERCRRGARAVVLEPSDRGEMIVLRQGRRRMPLAWTHLLPSTFGGTARMNVANALAAAGAAFAAGAPLHDIRQGLRTYTTSYYLSPGRLNRLEVNSAEVFVDYCHNPPGMERLGEFVEGYVEQRQKSLDHRISRIGMIGAAGDRRDEDIEALGHIAAEHFDVMVVREDANLRRRAPGEAAALVVRGAQRAMDAGARCRQIATVVDEIAAVRHSVHLANPGDLVMLCVDQHAAVLAELEDFTHEAAAGSRTDGDQPGDPDLDPQQLVDEAQTSYAQEAAARREAIEPPLPTL
- a CDS encoding cyanophycinase codes for the protein MPDAPKRSLLIIGGAEDKVGRVTILRRFVRLAGGRKARLVVIPTASSVPDEVVEVYSTVFERLGCASVTSVDPANRQAAGDSELVDRVDDATGVFLSGGNQLKLSQLIVGTPLGAALLRAYQRGAVVAGTSAGASIMSQFMISMGDEGVTPRQRSSQLTAGLGLLPGVIVDQHFDQRARYGRLLSLVAGSPSLLGMGIDEDTAAEITDDSELTVVGSGAVFVVDARNAVTDAHEARRDAPLLVTGAVVHTLPFGSTFDLQTATLTEFVEKHTDLSVSSSRDRHDTATAAAALRH
- the serB gene encoding phosphoserine phosphatase SerB; the encoded protein is MSSGTALLTLTGDDSPGAVTDLLAAVAAFDEDVLDLGQVVVRGRLTVSLLLTCRSGSDALHDAAAGVARAHGLHLALTTDVDDVPTPQSGRASVVVIGAPLGTAALAAITSAIDAQGARVERVRRLVRTPLTGLELQVSGAEVTSLRRALALQASDHAVDVAVAPGGLDRRGRRLLVMDVDSTLIQDEVIELLARHAGVEAQVAAVTERAMRGELDFAESLHERVATLAGLPESVLADVRRDVRLTPGAATLVRTVKRLGFTVAVVSGGFIEIVGPLAAELGIDHAHANTLEIRDGHLTGRVTGQVVDRAEKARALRRFAHAAGLPLSRTVAVGDGANDLDMLAIAGLGIAFNAKPVVRAEAHASVSVPYLDAVLYLLGISRDEIDAAEKTPADSLDSPHA